From a single Aquarana catesbeiana isolate 2022-GZ linkage group LG09, ASM4218655v1, whole genome shotgun sequence genomic region:
- the LOC141108900 gene encoding class I histocompatibility antigen, F10 alpha chain-like: MDLIRINFSLGSLNSINEESIIIPKNSKVGDGNKVFSCAMGIPKESQICKNEFSDSKHNSCINDSLSPQVRSVQCLTGCPANSGESLGMFYKLAFNGYNMVYLDVNLGIWVAEHPNATQLEYALNEDHDSTKSIQFFLNVVCQPLASSLLWSGKAILKRKLQPEVSFFRHHRDSVDELVCMVTGFYPESINKSLLRNRKHRMDGTVTTGTLPNGDDTYQIVTLVVLDEEEGPDLYCRVEHDSLTEPLMIQLENTKPPAGMITGILIGFILLTAGLSWLVIRCKRHR; the protein is encoded by the exons ATGGACCTCATACGGATCAACTTCTCTTTGGGCAGCCTAAACTCCATCAATGAGGAGTCAATAATAATCCCCAAGAATTCAAAAGTTGGTGATGGAAATAAAGTTTTCTCATGTGCAATGGGAATTCCAAAGGAATCACAAATATGCAAGAATGAATTCAGTGATTCAAAACATAATT CATGCATTAATGACAGCCTTTCCCCTCAGGTCCGTTCAGTGCAATGTCTCACTGGATGTCCTGCAAACTCTGGAGAGTCACTGGGCATGTTTTACAAGCTGGCTTTTAATGGCTATAATATGGTGTATCTAGATGTCAATCTGGGTATTTGGGTGGCTGAACATCCTAATGCCACACAGTTAGAGTATGCCCTAAATGAAGATCATGATTCCACCAAGAGCATCCAATTTTTCCTAAATGTTGTGTGCCAACCCTTGGCCAGCTCCCTCCTGTGGTCAGGGAAAGCAATTCTGAAGAGGAAAC TCCAGCCCGAGGTCTCCTTTTTCCGCCATCATAGAGACTCGGTGGATGAGCTGGTATGTATGGTGACTGGTTTCTACCCAGAATCCATCAATAAGAGCTTGTTGAGAAACAGAAAGCACAGAATGGATGGCACAGTAACTACAGGAACCCTTCCGAATGGAGATGACACTTACCAGATAGTGACACTGGTGGTTTTAGATGAGGAAGAAGGGCCAGATCTATATTGTAGAGTGGAACATGACAGCCTCACAGAACCTCTGATGATCCAATTAG AAAATACTAAACCTCCAGCAGGCATGATTACAGGTATCCTAATTGGATTCATTCTCTTAACTGCTGGCTTGTCTTGGTTGGTGATCCGATGTAAGCGGCACAGGTAA